GTCGTTCGTATATTCGAAGTTGTGTTCTTTCTTAATATCTAAGTCAGTAACAACGATATGGAGATCAACCTTAAGCCCGGCCTTATCTAATGCATCCCTAACACAGCTAACGCTGCATCCGTCAATCACCACGCGTGTGTCAGCTTTCTTGGAAGCTGACACCGTTGAATCCATTTGGATCCCAATACCAGCCATATTACCCATAATTCCTTTGCCTAATCGGTCCAAAGTTTTGGCTGCATCATTAGCGATTTGTCCCACGTTCGAACCACAGGAACATGAATAGATTATAACGTTCTTTCCACCGCATTCACATTGAGGCATATTGATATCTCCTGGACTTCAAATTCGGTAGTTGTAAGTTCACATTCAACCAATAAACTGTACCCTCATTCAGGTTTGTTTTGTTGGTTTTAACTCAGATTTACTATTTGTTTAACGCCTAATTCGGTGGCAGAATTGGAACTGTTGGGGGCGATATGGGTTGTGTGACTGGCGTTAATGAGGACGGAGTTTTTGGGGCGCGTGATTTTGTGCCGTAGGCTATTATACGGGTTAGCGGACGATAGTAGTCGCTCGAAAGATGTTCTTTGCGCACGAGTGCG
The genomic region above belongs to bacterium and contains:
- a CDS encoding putative zinc-binding protein; amino-acid sequence: MPQCECGGKNVIIYSCSCGSNVGQIANDAAKTLDRLGKGIMGNMAGIGIQMDSTVSASKKADTRVVIDGCSVSCVRDALDKAGLKVDLHIVVTDLDIKKEHNFEYTNDQVNAVVEEVVDKLKTAHTCSAKGDD